The genomic segment TCGCGCCGCCGGTCGCGGTCTGCCGGGCCGGTCGCAGCTCCAGCGGCCAGACCGTGAGACCGCCGTCGGGGTCGTCGCGCGGCGGACCGACCGGTACGGGTTCACCCGCGACCCCGGCCAGCCAGCTCGCGACGTCCGCGACGGCCGCCTCGATCGCGCCGGTCATCGCGGTGGCGTCCCCTGGATGCGGTACGCGATGGCCTCGTTCCACACGTGCGGGTAGACGCCGATCTCGAAGTAGCGGGTGAACCGGTTGATCGGCGCGTTGGTGTGGTCGTGCCAGAGCAGCCACACCGGAGCGATGGTGAACAGCACGTAGTTGAGCGCCACCAGCGGCAGGTAGAACGGGCCGAGCAGCCGGGCCTGGAACACGTGCACGTCCTCGTGCCGCTGGATGCCCGGGCTGGACCCGGCGCAGACGGTGCCGATGGTGGTGGCGTACCGGGGGGAGACGCCCTCGATCACGTTGACCCGGCCGCTGCCGGCCGAGACGATCCGGTCGAGCTGGTGGCCGAAGACCAGGTGCAGGGCCAGGAAGAGC from the Micromonospora sp. WMMA1947 genome contains:
- a CDS encoding glycine zipper family protein, which gives rise to MIFGILSAAVQVVFGAVLGQLAAGTVGLLVGAVVGLLLGAPFGWASASAGTYGADPKGIFLFVVDHTWSLLNTFAGALFLALHLVFGHQLDRIVSAGSGRVNVIEGVSPRYATTIGTVCAGSSPGIQRHEDVHVFQARLLGPFYLPLVALNYVLFTIAPVWLLWHDHTNAPINRFTRYFEIGVYPHVWNEAIAYRIQGTPPR